A genome region from candidate division KSB1 bacterium includes the following:
- a CDS encoding STAS domain-containing protein has translation MTVAESIERGVIILRITGDVLGGPEAQEINERLRHHVRAGNKHVVLDVSDVGVVNSSGLGLLIAGLTIVRNAGGELRLANPSSRLRKLLEVTKLAHVFPVDPSVDAALAQLAIP, from the coding sequence ATGACCGTGGCGGAATCGATAGAACGCGGGGTGATCATTTTGCGGATCACCGGGGATGTGCTTGGGGGCCCGGAGGCCCAGGAAATCAATGAACGTCTGCGGCACCATGTGCGGGCGGGTAACAAACACGTTGTGCTCGACGTCTCCGACGTGGGTGTGGTCAATAGCTCCGGTCTGGGCCTCCTGATCGCCGGCCTGACGATCGTGCGCAACGCGGGGGGTGAACTGCGCCTGGCCAACCCCTCGTCGCGATTGCGGAAGCTCCTCGAGGTGACCAAACTGGCGCACGTGTTCCCGGTGGATCCGAGCGTAGACGCAGCCCTGGCGCAGCTTGCCATCCCCTGA
- the secF gene encoding protein translocase subunit SecF: MEFLRQPNLDFIGVRKYMYVLSASLIAIGVISLIVHRGPKYSIDFLGGTAVQLRFEKPVQIGSLRQALATVGLGQAEIKHFGASNEVLVRMPGSGQNPSLVNDVVGAMSRVLADNPVEVRRVERVGPKIGGELRRAAVYAVLISLALLLIYISWRFEFKFAVGAVAALFHDVMITLGVFSLLGQEISLTVLAAFLTLVGYSLNDTIVVYDRIRENLKIFRRDTLESVINKSVNQVLSRTIITSGTTFLVVLTLFFLGGEVIRGFALALLVGIIVGTYSSVYVASPIVIELERWAEARKSAQRRPRPA, from the coding sequence ATGGAATTCCTTCGACAGCCTAACCTCGACTTCATCGGGGTCCGGAAATACATGTACGTGTTGTCGGCCTCTTTGATCGCCATTGGCGTAATTTCTCTGATTGTCCATCGGGGACCGAAGTACAGCATCGACTTCTTGGGCGGGACCGCGGTGCAGTTAAGGTTTGAGAAGCCGGTCCAAATTGGTTCTCTCCGCCAAGCTCTGGCCACCGTCGGGTTGGGACAGGCAGAGATCAAGCACTTCGGAGCCTCGAACGAGGTGCTGGTGCGCATGCCGGGCTCAGGTCAGAATCCGAGTCTGGTGAATGACGTGGTCGGGGCGATGTCCCGGGTCCTGGCGGATAATCCTGTGGAGGTGCGGAGAGTGGAGCGCGTGGGCCCGAAGATCGGGGGAGAACTGAGGCGCGCGGCCGTCTACGCGGTACTTATCTCCTTGGCGCTCTTGCTCATCTACATCTCCTGGCGATTCGAGTTTAAGTTTGCGGTGGGAGCGGTGGCGGCGCTCTTCCACGATGTGATGATTACCCTCGGGGTTTTCTCCCTGCTGGGTCAGGAGATCTCGCTCACCGTCTTGGCCGCCTTCCTGACTCTCGTCGGATATTCCTTGAACGACACGATCGTCGTCTACGACCGCATCCGCGAGAACCTCAAGATCTTTCGCCGGGATACGTTGGAATCGGTTATCAACAAGAGCGTTAATCAGGTGCTGTCGCGGACGATCATCACTTCGGGCACAACGTTTCTTGTCGTCCTCACACTGTTTTTCCTTGGCGGTGAGGTGATTCGGGGCTTTGCGCTGGCTTTACTGGTGGGTATCATCGTTGGGACGTATTCGTCCGTCTACGTGGCCAGTCCGATTGTGATCGAACTGGAACGCTGGGCTGAGGCGAGAAAGAGCGCTCAGCGTCGGCCCCGGCCAGCATGA
- a CDS encoding amidohydrolase yields the protein MFIDSHVHLDGLTEAYWRLADYYGVRKLLVSHLGMGEEDFSYDPGEHQVSRWNSAVLRACAGRPGRVEGICYANPRHGASAVEEVRRCLRAGMIGVKLWVSVRFDDARVYGVVRIAAAAGVPVLLHAWRKSIGQLENESTPDEVAHLARRFPEARFIMAHSGGDWSYGLRAVESLSSVWVDVACSVIDEGFLETAVARLGPKRILWGTDAPASALPIAVGKLRAAQLPRWVKARIAWKNAAELFALRV from the coding sequence ATGTTTATTGACTCCCACGTGCATCTGGATGGGCTCACGGAGGCCTACTGGAGGTTGGCGGACTACTATGGAGTCCGAAAGCTTCTGGTGTCTCACTTAGGCATGGGGGAAGAGGATTTCAGTTATGACCCGGGCGAACACCAGGTAAGCCGCTGGAACAGCGCCGTGCTCCGTGCGTGCGCCGGGCGTCCAGGTAGGGTTGAGGGGATCTGCTACGCTAATCCGCGACATGGTGCTTCGGCCGTAGAGGAGGTTCGGCGGTGCCTCCGCGCAGGGATGATCGGCGTCAAGCTTTGGGTCAGCGTCCGCTTCGACGACGCGCGTGTCTACGGTGTGGTCCGGATTGCGGCCGCCGCGGGCGTACCGGTGCTGCTCCATGCGTGGAGGAAGAGTATCGGCCAGCTGGAGAATGAATCCACGCCGGATGAAGTGGCCCACCTCGCCAGACGCTTCCCGGAGGCGCGCTTCATCATGGCCCATTCGGGCGGCGACTGGTCGTACGGCTTGCGCGCCGTGGAATCGCTGAGCAGCGTATGGGTAGATGTTGCCTGTTCGGTCATTGACGAGGGGTTCCTCGAGACAGCCGTGGCGAGGCTGGGTCCCAAGCGTATTCTCTGGGGAACCGACGCCCCGGCCAGTGCCCTGCCGATCGCAGTTGGGAAGTTGCGCGCGGCCCAACTGCCCCGCTGGGTGAAAGCGCGCATTGCCTGGAAAAACGCCGCTGAGCTGTTCGCCCTGAGAGTATAG
- a CDS encoding adenylosuccinate synthase, whose amino-acid sequence MPVTVVVGAQWGDEGKGKVVDLLSERSDVVARYQGGANAGHTVVTQGRQLVLHLVPAGILHPGVTCVIGNGVVVDPWALIRELEELEAMGIAVDGRLLVSQQAHLVLPYHIEIDRFQEAVAEERIGTTGRGIGPAYVDKYARCGVRVQDLRDPEALREAVQRLTAAKNRLLTQVFGAAPLDPEKIWADLLATRPRILPLIADTSAFLAQAIAGGKRILAEGAQGTLLDVDFGTYPFVTSSSPTSGGACTGLGIGPTFIDRVLGVAKAYVTRVGNGPLPTELTGELGEALRRWGGEYGATTGRPRRCGWFDAVAARYAARVNGLDALLITKLDVLDQLETIRVCVAYEVDGERLETFPADCALLSRARPVYRDFAGWRRSICETTRWSDLPREAQHYVRALEELCGTPIALLSVGSERGRTIILRDDLLP is encoded by the coding sequence ATGCCCGTCACCGTAGTGGTCGGTGCCCAATGGGGGGACGAGGGTAAGGGGAAGGTCGTGGACCTGCTGAGCGAGCGGTCCGACGTGGTCGCTCGCTACCAGGGTGGGGCCAATGCCGGCCACACCGTTGTGACCCAAGGCCGGCAACTTGTGCTCCATCTCGTCCCCGCGGGGATTCTCCATCCCGGCGTGACGTGTGTCATCGGCAATGGCGTCGTGGTCGATCCCTGGGCGCTGATCCGCGAGCTGGAGGAGCTGGAGGCGATGGGGATCGCGGTGGATGGTCGCCTCCTCGTAAGCCAGCAAGCTCATCTGGTGCTTCCCTACCACATCGAAATTGACCGCTTCCAGGAGGCGGTAGCGGAAGAACGGATCGGCACCACAGGGCGAGGGATTGGTCCTGCTTACGTCGACAAATACGCCCGATGCGGCGTTCGGGTGCAGGACCTGCGCGATCCCGAGGCCCTCCGCGAAGCGGTGCAGAGGCTTACCGCGGCGAAGAATCGACTACTGACCCAGGTATTCGGAGCCGCCCCCCTGGATCCCGAAAAGATCTGGGCGGACCTGCTTGCAACCCGGCCAAGGATCCTTCCCCTGATTGCGGACACGTCAGCCTTCCTGGCCCAGGCGATCGCGGGCGGAAAGCGCATCCTGGCCGAAGGGGCCCAGGGCACGCTCCTTGACGTGGACTTTGGGACCTATCCATTCGTGACCTCCTCCAGTCCGACCAGCGGTGGAGCATGCACGGGCCTGGGTATCGGTCCGACGTTCATTGACCGTGTGCTTGGGGTAGCCAAGGCCTACGTGACACGCGTAGGGAATGGCCCCTTGCCCACGGAGCTCACGGGAGAACTCGGCGAGGCCCTTCGCCGGTGGGGCGGGGAGTACGGGGCTACCACGGGGCGGCCGCGCCGCTGCGGATGGTTCGACGCCGTCGCGGCGCGCTACGCAGCTCGTGTCAACGGACTTGATGCGCTTCTTATCACCAAGCTGGACGTGCTGGACCAGCTCGAAACCATTCGCGTTTGTGTCGCCTACGAGGTGGACGGCGAGCGGCTGGAGACGTTTCCCGCAGATTGCGCCCTCTTAAGCCGCGCCCGTCCCGTCTACCGCGACTTTGCCGGCTGGAGGCGCAGCATCTGCGAAACCACGCGCTGGTCAGATCTTCCGCGCGAGGCTCAGCACTACGTCCGCGCTCTGGAAGAGCTCTGCGGTACGCCCATCGCCCTCCTATCGGTCGGTTCCGAGCGGGGTCGGACGATCATCCTCCGCGACGACCTGCTCCCGTAG
- a CDS encoding amidohydrolase has product MATPKAALRRLRKLGIYRVVAVANAAVLYRDPAEADAELLRLRTQEAESLAAVVTVCPALPGWERDLERALQSGAAGVRLLPSYHGYSLLSGLVRQTLALLTDNGVPLVLPLRVEDERHQHPACTVPALTPDTVLQWLGSVKPQIPIVLQMGRFEEWRRIARELGKDAPVYFDLSFVNGPDGALETLADLVTPARLLFGTRFPLQYPEAKLEQLVLADLAEEDKQMIGQRNAEALFFHRGEQGR; this is encoded by the coding sequence ATGGCTACACCAAAGGCCGCACTCCGCCGGTTAAGGAAGCTTGGGATCTACCGGGTGGTTGCGGTAGCCAACGCGGCCGTGCTCTACCGTGACCCTGCAGAAGCCGATGCAGAGCTCTTACGGTTACGCACGCAAGAGGCGGAGTCTCTGGCGGCAGTGGTCACAGTCTGTCCAGCGTTACCCGGGTGGGAGCGCGATCTCGAGAGGGCGCTGCAATCGGGTGCCGCGGGCGTTCGCCTTCTGCCATCCTATCACGGTTACAGCCTTCTCTCCGGCCTCGTTCGCCAGACCCTGGCTCTCTTGACAGACAACGGGGTCCCACTGGTGCTTCCCCTTCGGGTGGAAGACGAACGGCACCAGCATCCTGCCTGCACCGTGCCTGCGCTGACGCCGGACACGGTACTCCAGTGGCTTGGGTCGGTGAAGCCGCAGATCCCCATCGTCCTCCAGATGGGCCGCTTTGAGGAGTGGCGGAGGATTGCCCGGGAGCTGGGGAAGGATGCCCCCGTGTATTTCGATCTGTCCTTTGTGAACGGGCCAGATGGTGCGCTGGAAACGCTGGCCGATCTCGTCACACCCGCTCGACTCCTATTTGGGACGCGATTCCCTTTGCAATATCCGGAAGCTAAGCTGGAACAACTGGTCCTTGCCGATCTGGCGGAAGAGGACAAGCAGATGATTGGCCAGCGCAACGCCGAAGCCCTGTTCTTTCATCGGGGGGAGCAAGGGAGGTAG